In Tenacibaculum sp. 190524A02b, the genomic stretch ATAAACTTCTTTCATTACTGTATATAATACTTCACAATCTTGATTAGTTATTTTCTTTAGTGCTATATTTGAAGTAATTTGCATCTTATTTTTTAAGGCAAATTACTCATAAAAATATCTAGAAAATAATTTTATTGCTTATTATACGAAGCTTCACTATGTTTTTTATTTTAAACAAAAAGTTATTACTTTTTATAAATCAATTCTCCATTAAAAACTGTCATTAGAACTTTCGTATTCTTTATCTGATTTGTTGGAATCTTAAAAATATCTTTATCAATTATAATAAAATCTGCTAATTTACCTGCTTCTATAGAACCTACTTTATTTTCTTGTCTCATAGTATAAGCTCCATTAATTGTATAAGCTTTTATGGCTTCTTCTAATGAAATATTTTGAGGTGATCTTGTGACTGCATTTTGAATACCTACAAATGGATTTAAAGTACTTACATTCCAATCACTACTAAGTGTTATCCTTGCTCCCGAGTTTTTTAAAGATTTTATTGGTATTAAATTTTTTGCTAACGTACTTCCTACCAAATGTTCATTTTCATGCCAATATTCAGGTTTAGTAAAATCACCCGCTACTTGAGCATCAGCAGTAACATTTAAACTTTTAAACCTTGACAAATCTTTTTCATCAATCATTTCTACATGTGTTAATCGGTGTCCACCTCTTAAACTTCCTCCTTTTTCTATTGCATTCAATGCTTCTGTTATTCCTCTATTTCCAATAGCATGGATATGAAAATCAAAACCTACTGACTCTAATTCTTGAATATATTTTGTTATTCTATTTTGTGTAAAATAATTTAATCCATTATTAGTAGGTAACCCAAAGTAATTTTCTTTATAATCAGAATGTAATGCAGCTGTGGTATTATGCGTAATTCCATCCGCATATAACTTTATTTGGTTAATTCTTAGTAAACTATTTTCATCATTCTTAAATAAGGATTTTAAGGTAGTTATTTGATTTATATCTTCTTCAGTTGGATACGCCCAAAGACCAAGGTTAAAACGAGCAGTTAATTGACCATCTTTAGCTAATTTAATCCAAGTTTTATGTTGATCTCTTTTCCAATAAGTTCTAGCATCTGACACAGATGTAATACCGTTTTTTGCCAATTCAGGTAGTACATAACTAACCATTCCATTGTATTCACCTTCTTCATTTTTTAAAGCTGCTATTGCTTGTTGAAAAACAACATCTCCAGCATTATCAACTAAAATACCATTCAACTTGCCATTATCCTTCATTATAATTCCACCTTGGGGATTAGGAGTTGTAGATGTAATGTTTGCTAATTCTAATGCTTTTGAATTTACCCACATAGAATGTGATGTTTGTTCCATAATAATTACTGGTCTGTCTGAAACAGCTTCATCTAAAATTTCTATAGGATTTCTTAATGCAGAAAATAATGTATTTATTGAGTGTCCAAAACCTATTAACCATTCTACATTTGGATTTTGATTCGCTGCATTTTTTATTTCAGAAATATAATTTTCCGCATTAGTTTCATTTTCATTTAACGTAAAAGCGGTTGTTGTAGAACCAACTTCCATTGGATGCATGTGTACATCATGAAAACCTGGTAGTACTAATTTTCCACCTAAATCTATTTTTTTTACATTTTCAGTAGCTTTTAGTTCTGCATCTTTTGTAGAACCTACATATACTATTTTATTTTCTTTTACAAGAATTGCTTCTGCCCATGGTTGTTTTTCATTTACAGTATATATTTTTCCATTAAAATATAATTTCTCAGTCGAGTTTATATTTACAATAGGTGCTAATTCTTCTTTTTTAACACAAGCTTTTGATGTTATTACAATACTTAATAAAATAGTTATCAATTTCATTTTATTCATGTTTATTCTGATTTTAAATCAGCCTTCAATGGGTATATAAATTTCTGTTTCGTAAAGGTTTATATTATTTGTATTTCCTTCATGTTTCGTGTATTTTTCTATAAAAGGTTTTTCTGAAACTATTTGGTTTGTGGTAAATAACCATCTACTAAAAATTTTATCATAAGTTTCATTAATTCTTCTATAAGATCCTACATGAGTAAAAACAGCATATTTTTGTTCAGGTAGTGTTTTTACTTTAAATTTTTGTTCGGGTATCTCTAATGAATCAATTACAATACAAGCATCATAATCGTAATTAATAATTTCTGATATAATTGGTTCATCCCAAATTATTCCTAAACATTCAGTATTATTTACTTCTATATCTAATAAAGTAACTCTTTCTAAAAACTCATCCCAAACATCATCTAGTTTAGTATTATAATAGTCTCCTTTAAAAGTGGTATATAATACTCTTTTAGCTGTCAAAACAGTAATTTTTTCTTCAAAAAAAGGCATTGTTTGTGTGTGTTTTATATTCTTTTTTTGAAATAATTCTTCTTTCTTATTTCTATAAATAGCAGGTGAAATTCCAAAATGTTTTTTAAATGCTTTACTAAAAGTTTGAACATCTGAATATCCGACCTCTTCAGCAATCACTTTTATTTCTTTTAAAGAATACATAAGCATTTTTGCTCCATTTTCTACTTTTATCCGCGTAACATAAGCACCTATAGTTTCATTATAATGTGCTTTAAATACTCTTTGTAAATTTCGATAAGAAAAATTTGAAATACTCTCCAATTCTTCTATTAAGATTTTTTGATTGTATTTGGTTCTTAAATAGGAAACTATTTGTTGCAACCGATTTTTATAAAACTCTTTTGTTTCCACGAA encodes the following:
- a CDS encoding amidohydrolase produces the protein MNKMKLITILLSIVITSKACVKKEELAPIVNINSTEKLYFNGKIYTVNEKQPWAEAILVKENKIVYVGSTKDAELKATENVKKIDLGGKLVLPGFHDVHMHPMEVGSTTTAFTLNENETNAENYISEIKNAANQNPNVEWLIGFGHSINTLFSALRNPIEILDEAVSDRPVIIMEQTSHSMWVNSKALELANITSTTPNPQGGIIMKDNGKLNGILVDNAGDVVFQQAIAALKNEEGEYNGMVSYVLPELAKNGITSVSDARTYWKRDQHKTWIKLAKDGQLTARFNLGLWAYPTEEDINQITTLKSLFKNDENSLLRINQIKLYADGITHNTTAALHSDYKENYFGLPTNNGLNYFTQNRITKYIQELESVGFDFHIHAIGNRGITEALNAIEKGGSLRGGHRLTHVEMIDEKDLSRFKSLNVTADAQVAGDFTKPEYWHENEHLVGSTLAKNLIPIKSLKNSGARITLSSDWNVSTLNPFVGIQNAVTRSPQNISLEEAIKAYTINGAYTMRQENKVGSIEAGKLADFIIIDKDIFKIPTNQIKNTKVLMTVFNGELIYKK
- a CDS encoding AraC family transcriptional regulator; protein product: METKEFYKNRLQQIVSYLRTKYNQKILIEELESISNFSYRNLQRVFKAHYNETIGAYVTRIKVENGAKMLMYSLKEIKVIAEEVGYSDVQTFSKAFKKHFGISPAIYRNKKEELFQKKNIKHTQTMPFFEEKITVLTAKRVLYTTFKGDYYNTKLDDVWDEFLERVTLLDIEVNNTECLGIIWDEPIISEIINYDYDACIVIDSLEIPEQKFKVKTLPEQKYAVFTHVGSYRRINETYDKIFSRWLFTTNQIVSEKPFIEKYTKHEGNTNNINLYETEIYIPIEG